Below is a genomic region from Bos javanicus breed banteng chromosome 13, ARS-OSU_banteng_1.0, whole genome shotgun sequence.
GTGGGACCATAGATGGTCTCCAGGGAGTGTGCAAACACTTGAAATTGTCTAAAATTTTGAGCATGTGTGCATTTTTCTGGACATAGTCCTCCTAGGTTAGGTTATTAATCCTGAAACAGATGTGAAGTactttgaatgaatgaaggaatgactGTGTCTCACAGTCTGAACCCATGAGTGACGGTAACTCTGTGTTGAGTGCATCTCAGGGCCATCGGTGACTCTGCCTGTATACAGAACACATGCTGTGTCACTCTTGGCGGAGGCGGGGAGGAGGTGCCACCACAGAGGTGATTCAGGCATTTCTTCCAAATCGCTTCACGGACTCCAACACCAAACAAAGCCTAGATCCCCATCAGAGCGGGAGAGGGTCAGGGCTACACTACTCAGGGGAGGGAGGCCAAAGGGGCTTCCTTGAGGAGCGACTGCTTAAATTGGGCTTTGAGGACAGCAGTTCAGCAGAGAAGGGCATGTAGGAAGTGGGAAGGAATGCCGGGCATGTTCCAGGACCTATGATTTGTTCAGTATGGCCAGAGTACAAGGAATGTATCAGGCGGCAGCAGCAGATAAGAGGAGGCAGTCAGAGGAGCTGGGTCTTGCTGGTTCCTTGAACCAGAGGTGGTCACTTCCTGTGCTTCGGCTGCTCCATCTCAGCACAGATTTCCCCTGCTGTCCTAAGGcaaagtggcagaaagtgaaaaagcagtcGCCCTATGATACATCTTGATATTGgatgtttaaaataaatctgaatgAAGCACAGACGTTCACAGACAGTTCAAGGCTATGGAGGCTTTATGCTGAGTTTGTAGTTCTTGGGGAAGGAGCTTGCGGTGCCAGTCTTGCAGCTCTGGGTGCAAGATGCCTTTGTAACAGCTCACTGGGAATGctatctttgctttttgccttttttgtgaGAGTGAAAATCTTCGGGTTTCTTTTGGTCAGCAAAAACCAGTACTAAAATAGGTCTTTTGTAAAAAGCAAGGGATAACTGTACTGAGAGAGAGTCTCATTCTGCCTATTCCCCAGGTGTAACATGCTCAAATGAGTTTTTGGGCCTATACAATACCAGACAAGAGGCATGGGTGAGTCTATTCTTAAACAAGGTTATACCTCAAAGCTCTCAGACATTGAGGGCTTCATCTCCCCATTTGACAGATAGAGACACTGGGACCCAAAGGAGGGTGGAAAGGGGTCCAGAATTATTAGGTGTCACTGCTTTGGTCttgtcttccctccctcccttgagCTCTGTGGCATCTAGTCAAGCAaggtatttttgctttgtttttttttttttctttttttaaatttattttattattattttttggctggatggggtcttagttgcagcacaccagatctTTCACTGCAgtttgtgggcttctctctagttggggtgagcgggctctgtagttgcagagtgtaggtttagttgccccacggcatgtgggatcttagttccctaaccagggattgaacccatctcccctgcattggaaggtggattcttaaccactgggccaccatggaagtccctcaAGTGAGTTATTGAGGCCTCTGGAAGCTAACACAGGTGGCTCCTCTTTGGGTTGAAACACACCGTGGCAGGTTCCCTGGGCCTCGACCCTTTAAGAACTCCTACATCCACGTCCTAACATTCCAACAAAAATAGGATGTGGTGGAAAGAATACTAAACTCCAGGGCAAGATTTTGGAATTCCAACTGCTGTCACTTATTGTGTGGTTTCCAGAAAAtcctttctcctctctgggcCTGGTTGCCCACTGTGTAATATGCACGGGATGAACTGCACTGCTTTTCAAAGTGTGGTCAGGATCATAcgtgcttgttaaaaatgcacaTTCTTGCTCCCACTCTAGAAATGCTAATGTAGTATCTTAAGGTGTGGCTGGGACCTAAATTTTCAGAAGCCACTCTGGTACTATTCTGCTGCACAGCAGGAATTTGGGAACATCTGGTCTCTTGACTGTGACTAAGTGTGATTCCTTTCTGTTCTAGGTGACTCAGATGGTCTGAGTGTCTGTAtggagattgttgttgttgtttagtcacccagtcgtgtctgactctttgcaaccccatggactgcagcacaccagacctccatgtccctcaccatctcccgaagtttgccaagttcttgtccattgcattggtgatgccatccagccatctcatcctctgacgccctcttctccttctgccctcaatctttcccagcatcagggacttttccaatgagacggCTGTTcgaatcagatgaccaaaatacttcagcttcagcgtcagtttTTCCAAcaagtatttagggttgatttcccttaagattgactggtttgatctccttgctgtcctagggactgtcaggagtcttcagcatcacagtttgaaggtatcaattgtataaaagaacaaaaagatatGGTGATTGAGGGGTACTGAATTCCCCAAAGACCCCTGGTGAATATGGGTCCAGAAGAGATCACAGATCCCTGAGGTCAGAGTTCTCTGGCCTGATGACTAGGATGAGAGAAGGAGGAGCCTGAAGTGTTTTTAGAGCAAAAGAGACTAAAAAGACTGTATTGAGAAGTGCCACATGGGGGTGAGCCCTTGCCCCTTCTTAACATCTGTTCCTTCATAGATACATGAGTACCTACCACAtgctacatttcatggggtcacaaagagtcagacaccactgagcgactgatcgaCACTACATGCTAGATAGAAACTATCTATCGCGGTGCTGAAAGATACAGTAGTGAACACAACAAAAATCTCTGCCTTCATAAACTTACTGCTCTACTGGGAGTGACACGTAATGAAGAACGAAATAAAACACCTAAGTGCTAAGGGGAAAAACAAAGCAGGAAGGGGGACAGAAACTCTTTCATGTTAAGCAGTAGTTTTAGACAGGGTGTTTTGGAAAATGCTGTAATGTCATTGCTTGCTTTAACTTGGGAAAGAATAAGGGAGACTGCCAAGGCTCCCAGGGACGTCACGACTGGCTCTGTGACGCCGGCCAGGGCGTTCCTCGGAGACGGTGGTCTCCTCTATGAAGTCAGCAGCCAGGCCCAGTTACAAAGGAGAGGGTTGCGGCAGGCCACGGGGCCCACCGGCTGCACGCAGGGTTGAGGGGTCCGGGCGGCGCGCACCAGCTGGAGGGCTGAGGGCCTTGGAGGCCACGACGGTGCCTTTGGCGTCGGAAGGCCACAGCCCCGGGTCAGGATGCGGCGAAGCCCCCGCCCGGGTTCAGCCGCGTCCCAGCACAAGCACACGCCCAACTTCTACAGCGACAACAGCAACAGCTCTGTGAGCGTCACCTCGGGGGACAGCTGCGGGCACCGGTCAGCTGGGCCGGGGCCCGGGGAGCCCGAGGGCAGACGAGCCCGGGGCTCGAGCTGCGGTGAGCCCGCCTTGAGCGCTGGAGTGCCCGGAGGAACCACATGGGCTGGAAGCTCTCGGCAGAAGCCGGCGCCTCGGAGCCACAATGGGCAGACCGCCTGTGGCGCGGCAACCGTGAGGGGCGGGGCCTCGGGTGCGGGCGGGGTCGAACCCGGGTGAGCGGAGGGAAGGGCTGGGACCTAGAGGGTGGGGTTTGGCGCGGAAGTGGGATAAAACTATCTGGGCACCACCTAGGGGGCGGGGcctgaaggggggaaaaaagagtagGCAATGAATAAGAGGGTCTTGGTGAGGTGGATGGTCCTGGGAAGGGGCGTGGAAAAGCTTGTGATTGGGCACCGCCTAGGAGGCGTGGCCTCGGTTGTTAGCTTCAGCGGCTACCAGGCAAATAGGGCCGCATCAAGACCTAAAGCTGGGGGCGGCACCACTGTTTGCGGGTTGGGACAACGACTAGACTGAGCTTcccggggtggtggggggtgggggtggcctcAGAGTGCTGCAGGACCCCAGGGTTGTGGATTCTGTGCGACCAAAACCTGTGAGGCTGCCCTGCTTCTGGGCTAAGAGAACCTGCAGCCAGGTCCTGAGGAAACAGTGGGCCTGCGGTGCACAAGGCCCCAATGGAGCCCTTGGGCTCCCACAGAACCGGCTGGCTCTCCCGCAGTCTCTGAGGAGCAGCTCGACCTTCTCCCGACTCTGGATCTGAGGCAGGAGATGCCTTCCCCGCAAGTGTCCAAGAGCTTCCTGAGTACGGGTCAAGCCAGCCCAGATCCCCTCTGACCCCTCTGGCTCCCTTCTCCGAACTCCATTTCTCACCTCTGAAGCCCTGTTTTCAGTTCTGAGCCCCCGGCCCATGTCTGATTGTCTAGCCCGTTCCCAGAGCCCGACCCACCTTCTCCAAGAATGAGAATccattttccttctccccacCTAAGTCTCCTAGCCCACCCCTCTCTTCCTGAGTCCACTTCCTAGGTTTTTCTGAACCTCCAACACCACTCTGTGAGCTCCTCCCCCACCATCTCTTTCCCTCCCTAAGCCTAGTTCCTTCCCTGAGCCCCCTTTCTTCTTCTCAGGCCTACTCTTCCAGGTGCTGAGCGTGTTGTTATCCCTGGTAGGAGACGTGCTGGTCAGTGTGTACAGgtcagagggagggaagggggagccccaggggctgctctttggagggggtggggagcagggccagACCCAGCTGAGGCTTGAGCCGATTCATACCTGTGTTCACAGGAGCTGGGTCTAggaccctggggtgggggctggggattCTCTGGGGTCTCCCAGCCTCAGCCTCCCTTCGGTTCCTCAGGGAGGTCTGTTCCATCCGCTTCCTGCTCACGGCTGTGTCACTGCTGAGCCTCTTTCTGGCAGGTGAGAGGGTGATCAGTTCCCGGGGCCCCAGCCCTGGAAGCTTTGAAGCCAAACCTGGTACACTTTCCTTCAGCCCACTCAGTCCCTTCAGAGGCTCACAGTTCTTCACACTCCCCTTCAGAGCCTTCCCTCCTCAGACTGAGCTCCTTCAAGCCTCTTTGCCCCCACTGTCCCCTTTTCGACTGAGaaacctcctcccttcccttcccctgagACCACTCCTTCTTTCTCCAGCACTCTGGTGGGGACTCTTATACCTCGCCCCTCCTTTGGAAAATGTGAGTCGGGGAAACTGTCCTGGGTTTGGATGGTTGGCAGGCTATAAACCTGGAGGTTGTGGGGAGTCCCCTGGGCCACTGGGGAGGGGGACAGTGCCGGAGGCTATCACCCTAAGGAAAGGCTGGCTATAAACAGGAGATTTCTGGGGGATTGTGCGCAGAGGTGCTTGAGGGTCTGTCTTGGAGAGATGCTGGAAGATCAGGAAAAAGGGGTAGGCAGTCCTCAGAGAGAAGGCCTTTTGTATCTGGCCACTCCCACTCTGAGGTGGGAGCTAAGCATTGCTGCTTTTTGTCCCTCCCTCCAATAGGAACCTAAGGAGATGCTGACTCTAAGGTGAAAGAGGGCACTGGGGTGGGGAATTGGGGGCCTCAAAGGTGCttctgttgggggtggggagatccTACGGAAAGTGGCCAGGGGGACAGGGAGCCAACTGCAGCGTGCCAACCTTCTGCCTGCAGCGAATACCACGAGCGCGTG
It encodes:
- the SPAG4 gene encoding sperm-associated antigen 4 protein isoform X1 translates to MRRSPRPGSAASQHKHTPNFYSDNSNSSVSVTSGDSCGHRSAGPGPGEPEGRRARGSSCGEPALSAGVPGGTTWAGSSRQKPAPRSHNGQTACGAATVRGGASEPAGSPAVSEEQLDLLPTLDLRQEMPSPQVSKSFLSLLFQVLSVLLSLVGDVLVSVYREVCSIRFLLTAVSLLSLFLAGERVISSRGPSPGSFEAKPGTLSFSPLSPFRGSQFFTLPFRAFPPQTELLQASLPPLSPFRLRNLLPSLPLRPLLLSPALWWGLLYLAPPLENEPKEMLTLSEYHERVRSQGQQLQQLQAELVKLHKEMSSVRATNSERVAQLVFQRLSEDFVRKPDYALSSVGASIDLEKTSQDYEDANTAYFWNRFSFWNYARPPTVILEPDVFPGNCWAFEGDQGQVVIRLPGRVQLSDITLQHPPPTVAHTRGANSAPRDFAVYGLQVDGETEVFLGKFTFDVEKSEIQTFHLQNDPPAAFPKVKIQILSNWGHPRFTCLYRVRAHGIRTSEGAGDSATGGAH
- the SPAG4 gene encoding sperm-associated antigen 4 protein isoform X3; this encodes MRRSPRPGSAASQHKHTPNFYSDNSNSSVSVTSGDSCGHRSAGPGPGEPEGRRARGSSCEPAGSPAVSEEQLDLLPTLDLRQEMPSPQVSKSFLSLLFQVLSVLLSLVGDVLVSVYREVCSIRFLLTAVSLLSLFLAGERVISSRGPSPGSFEAKPGTLSFSPLSPFRGSQFFTLPFRAFPPQTELLQASLPPLSPFRLRNLLPSLPLRPLLLSPALWWGLLYLAPPLENEPKEMLTLSEYHERVRSQGQQLQQLQAELVKLHKEMSSVRATNSERVAQLVFQRLSEDFVRKPDYALSSVGASIDLEKTSQDYEDANTAYFWNRFSFWNYARPPTVILEPDVFPGNCWAFEGDQGQVVIRLPGRVQLSDITLQHPPPTVAHTRGANSAPRDFAVYGLQVDGETEVFLGKFTFDVEKSEIQTFHLQNDPPAAFPKVKIQILSNWGHPRFTCLYRVRAHGIRTSEGAGDSATGGAH
- the SPAG4 gene encoding sperm-associated antigen 4 protein isoform X2, which gives rise to MRRSPRPGSAASQHKHTPNFYSDNSNSSVSVTSGDSCGHRSAGPGPGEPEGRRARGSSCGEPALSAGVPGGTTWAGSSRQKPAPRSHNGQTACGAATVRGGASVSEEQLDLLPTLDLRQEMPSPQVSKSFLSLLFQVLSVLLSLVGDVLVSVYREVCSIRFLLTAVSLLSLFLAGERVISSRGPSPGSFEAKPGTLSFSPLSPFRGSQFFTLPFRAFPPQTELLQASLPPLSPFRLRNLLPSLPLRPLLLSPALWWGLLYLAPPLENEPKEMLTLSEYHERVRSQGQQLQQLQAELVKLHKEMSSVRATNSERVAQLVFQRLSEDFVRKPDYALSSVGASIDLEKTSQDYEDANTAYFWNRFSFWNYARPPTVILEPDVFPGNCWAFEGDQGQVVIRLPGRVQLSDITLQHPPPTVAHTRGANSAPRDFAVYGLQVDGETEVFLGKFTFDVEKSEIQTFHLQNDPPAAFPKVKIQILSNWGHPRFTCLYRVRAHGIRTSEGAGDSATGGAH
- the SPAG4 gene encoding sperm-associated antigen 4 protein isoform X4; translation: MRRSPRPGSAASQHKHTPNFYSDNSNSSVSVTSGDSCGHRSAGPGPGEPEGRRARGSSCVSEEQLDLLPTLDLRQEMPSPQVSKSFLSLLFQVLSVLLSLVGDVLVSVYREVCSIRFLLTAVSLLSLFLAGERVISSRGPSPGSFEAKPGTLSFSPLSPFRGSQFFTLPFRAFPPQTELLQASLPPLSPFRLRNLLPSLPLRPLLLSPALWWGLLYLAPPLENEPKEMLTLSEYHERVRSQGQQLQQLQAELVKLHKEMSSVRATNSERVAQLVFQRLSEDFVRKPDYALSSVGASIDLEKTSQDYEDANTAYFWNRFSFWNYARPPTVILEPDVFPGNCWAFEGDQGQVVIRLPGRVQLSDITLQHPPPTVAHTRGANSAPRDFAVYGLQVDGETEVFLGKFTFDVEKSEIQTFHLQNDPPAAFPKVKIQILSNWGHPRFTCLYRVRAHGIRTSEGAGDSATGGAH
- the SPAG4 gene encoding sperm-associated antigen 4 protein isoform X5 produces the protein MRRSPRPGSAASQHKHTPNFYSDNSNSSVSVTSGDSCGHRSAGPGPGEPEGRRARGSSCGEPALSAGVPGGTTWAGSSRQKPAPRSHNGQTACGAATVRGGASEPAGSPAVSEEQLDLLPTLDLRQEMPSPQVSKSFLSLLFQVLSVLLSLVGDVLVSVYREVCSIRFLLTAVSLLSLFLAGERVISSRGPSPGSFEAKPALWWGLLYLAPPLENEPKEMLTLSEYHERVRSQGQQLQQLQAELVKLHKEMSSVRATNSERVAQLVFQRLSEDFVRKPDYALSSVGASIDLEKTSQDYEDANTAYFWNRFSFWNYARPPTVILEPDVFPGNCWAFEGDQGQVVIRLPGRVQLSDITLQHPPPTVAHTRGANSAPRDFAVYGLQVDGETEVFLGKFTFDVEKSEIQTFHLQNDPPAAFPKVKIQILSNWGHPRFTCLYRVRAHGIRTSEGAGDSATGGAH